A window of Colius striatus isolate bColStr4 chromosome 29, bColStr4.1.hap1, whole genome shotgun sequence contains these coding sequences:
- the ARNT gene encoding aryl hydrocarbon receptor nuclear translocator isoform X6 encodes MAATAANPEMASDVSSLGAAVSSGNPGSGAQAGGAIVQRASKRRPGLDFDDDGEGNSKFLRCDDDPMPNDKERFARSDDEQSSADKERLARENHSEIERRRRNKMTAYITELSDMVPTCSALARKPDKLTILRMAVSHMKSLRGTGNTSTDGTYKPSFLTDQELKHLILEAADGFLFIVSCETGRVVYVSDSVTPVLNQPQSEWFGSTLYDQVHPDDVGKLREQLSTSENALTGRILDLKTGTVKKEGQQSMRMCMGSRRSFICRMRCGNSSVDPVSVNRLSFMRNRCRNGLGAAKDGEPHYVVVHCTGYIKAWPPAGVSLPDDDPDAGQGSKFCLVAIGRLQVTSSPNCTDMNNVCQPTEFISRHNTEGIFTFIDHRCVATVGYQPQELLGKDIVDFCHPEDQQLLRDSFQQVVKLKGQVLSVMFRFRSKNREWLWMRTSSFTFQNPYSDEIEYIICTNTNVKQQQPPQQTELEVVPGRESLAGYDHAQVPIQPVTAAGPEHSKPLEKTESLFNQERDPRFGEIYGSISTDQSKALPASTVPANQPLFTQGNAFTPSRPAENFRSSSSMVPPVSIIQQQQQPSAAGRILAQISRHPTPAQVSGSNWAPGTRPTFTPQQVASQAVKTRPSSFSMGTFQSTPSSFSPMTAPAASAASPTGAAYPNLAGRGTGFTATETTQPPGPFQARAADGVGMWPQWQGQHHGPASGEQHVQPPQPSQPEVFSDMLTMLGDQGPNYNNEEFPELNIFPSFSE; translated from the exons AAATGGCATCAGATGTTTCCTCTCTGGGTGCAGCCGTCAGCTCCGGGAACCCCGGCTCAGGGGCACAAGCTGGAGGAGCCATCGTTCAGAGAGCCAGCAAGAGGCGCCCAGG gcttGATTTTGATGATGATGGAGAAGGGAACAGTAAATTCCTCAG ATGTGATGATGACCCGATGCCAAATGATAAAGAGAGATTTGCCAG gtCTGATGATGAGCAGAGTTCAGCGGATAAGGAGAGACTTGCCAG GGAAAATCACAGTGAGATTGAACGTAGGCGAAGGAACAAGATGACTGCCTACATCACAGAGCTGTCGGACATGGTGCCCACCTGCAGTGCCCTGGCCCGCAAGCCAGACAAGCTCACCATCCTGCGCATGGCTGTGTCTCACATGAAGTCGCTGCGTGGCACGGGCAATACCTCCACTGATGGCACCTACAAACCCTCCTTTCTCACTGACCAG GAGCTCAAACACCTGATCCTCGAGGCAGCTGATGGCTTCCTGTTCATAGTGTCCTGTGAGACTGGGAGGGTGGTGTACGTCTCTGACTCTGTGACTCCTGTGCTGAACCAGCCCCAGTCAGAGTGGTTTGGCAGCACCCTGTACGACCAGGTGCACCCAGACGACGTGGGCAAGCTGAGGGAACAGCTCTCCACCTCGGAGAACGCCCTGACAG GTCGCATCCTGGACTTGAAGACAGGGACTGTGAAGAAGGAGGGGCAGCAGTCCATGAGGATGTGCATGGGCTCACGACGATCCTTCATCTGCAGAATGAG GTGTGGCAACAGCTCGGTGGATCCAGTCTCTGTAAATCGTCTCAGCTTTATGAGGAATCGCTGCAG GAATGGCTTAGGTGCAGCAAAAGACGGGGAGCCTCACTACGTGGTGGTGCACTGCACGGGTTACATCAAGGCCTGGCCTCCTGCAG GTGTTTCCCTGCCCGATGACGACCCCGACGCCGGCCAGGGCAGCAAGTTTTGCCTCGTGGCTATCGGCAGGCTCCAG GTCACCAGCTCACCCAACTGCACAGACATGAACAACGTTTGTCAGCCGACTGAGTTCATCTCCCGGCACAACACCGAAGGCATCTTCACCTTCATCGATCACCGCTGTGTGGCTACTGTTGGCTACCAGCCACAG GAACTTCTGGGGAAAGACATTGTGGATTTCTGCCACCCGGAAGATCAGCAGCTCTTGCGGGACAGCTTCCAGCAG GTGGTGAAGTTAAAAGGCCAGGTTCTGTCAGTCATGTTCCGATTCCGATCCAAAAACCGGGAATGGCTCTGGATGAGAACCAGCTCCTTTACCTTCCAGAACCCCTACTCGGATGAGATTGAGTACATCATCTGTACCAACACCAATGTCAA gcagcagcagccaccacagcAGACAGAGCTGGAAGTGGTCCCAGGGAGAGAGAGCCTGGCTGGCTACGACCACGCACAG GTCCCCATTCAGCCTGTGACTGCTGCTGGCCCAGAGCACAGCAAGCCCTTGGAGAAGACAGAGAGTCTTTTTAACCAGGAGCGAGACCCGCGCTTCGGTGAGATCTACGGCAGCATCAGCACAG accaGAGCAAAGCCCTTCCTGCCAGCACAGTGCCTGCCAACCAGCCCCTCTTCACCCAGGGAAACGCTTTCACCCCGTCGCGACCGGCTGAGAACTTcag gagcagcagcagcatggtgcCTCCTGTCAGCAtcatccagcagcagcagcagccctcgGCAGCCGGTCGCATCCTGGCGCAGATCTCGCGCCACCCCACCCCGGCTCAGGTCAGCGGCTCCAACTGGGCTCCCGGGACACGGCCGACGTTCACACCTCAG CAAGTGGCATCCCAGGCAGTGAAGACTCGTCCCTCTTCCTTCAGCATGGGGACATTCCAGAGCACCCCGTCCTCCTTCAGCCCCATGACAGCACCCgcagcctctgcagcttcccCCACCGGCGCCGCGTACCCCAACCTGGCCGGCCGTGGCACGGGCTTCA cagccacGGAGACGACGCAGCCCCCCGGCCCCTTCCAGGCGCGGGCAGCCGACGGCGTGGGCATGTGGCCACAGTGGCAAGGACAGCACCATGGCCCAGCCTCAGGGGAGCAGCATGTGCAGCCACCACAGCCCAGCCAGCCCGAGGTCTTCTCA GACATGCTGACGATGCTGGGAGATCAAGGACCCAACTACAACAACGAGGAGTTCCCTGAGTTGAACATATTCCCTTCCTTTTCAGAATAA
- the ARNT gene encoding aryl hydrocarbon receptor nuclear translocator isoform X3 — MAATAANPEMASDVSSLGAAVSSGNPGSGAQAGGAIVQRASKRRPGLDFDDDGEGNSKFLRCDDDPMPNDKERFARSDDEQSSADKERLARENHSEIERRRRNKMTAYITELSDMVPTCSALARKPDKLTILRMAVSHMKSLRGTGNTSTDGTYKPSFLTDQELKHLILEAADGFLFIVSCETGRVVYVSDSVTPVLNQPQSEWFGSTLYDQVHPDDVGKLREQLSTSENALTGRILDLKTGTVKKEGQQSMRMCMGSRRSFICRMRCGNSSVDPVSVNRLSFMRNRCRNGLGAAKDGEPHYVVVHCTGYIKAWPPAGVSLPDDDPDAGQGSKFCLVAIGRLQVTSSPNCTDMNNVCQPTEFISRHNTEGIFTFIDHRCVATVGYQPQELLGKDIVDFCHPEDQQLLRDSFQQVVKLKGQVLSVMFRFRSKNREWLWMRTSSFTFQNPYSDEIEYIICTNTNVKSSSQESRPALSNSMQRPQLGHSVNLPLEMGTAQLPSRQQQPPQQTELEVVPGRESLAGYDHAQVPIQPVTAAGPEHSKPLEKTESLFNQERDPRFGEIYGSISTDQSKALPASTVPANQPLFTQGNAFTPSRPAENFRSSSSMVPPVSIIQQQQQPSAAGRILAQISRHPTPAQVSGSNWAPGTRPTFTPQQVASQAVKTRPSSFSMGTFQSTPSSFSPMTAPAASAASPTGAAYPNLAGRGTGFTATETTQPPGPFQARAADGVGMWPQWQGQHHGPASGEQHVQPPQPSQPEVFSDMLTMLGDQGPNYNNEEFPELNIFPSFSE, encoded by the exons AAATGGCATCAGATGTTTCCTCTCTGGGTGCAGCCGTCAGCTCCGGGAACCCCGGCTCAGGGGCACAAGCTGGAGGAGCCATCGTTCAGAGAGCCAGCAAGAGGCGCCCAGG gcttGATTTTGATGATGATGGAGAAGGGAACAGTAAATTCCTCAG ATGTGATGATGACCCGATGCCAAATGATAAAGAGAGATTTGCCAG gtCTGATGATGAGCAGAGTTCAGCGGATAAGGAGAGACTTGCCAG GGAAAATCACAGTGAGATTGAACGTAGGCGAAGGAACAAGATGACTGCCTACATCACAGAGCTGTCGGACATGGTGCCCACCTGCAGTGCCCTGGCCCGCAAGCCAGACAAGCTCACCATCCTGCGCATGGCTGTGTCTCACATGAAGTCGCTGCGTGGCACGGGCAATACCTCCACTGATGGCACCTACAAACCCTCCTTTCTCACTGACCAG GAGCTCAAACACCTGATCCTCGAGGCAGCTGATGGCTTCCTGTTCATAGTGTCCTGTGAGACTGGGAGGGTGGTGTACGTCTCTGACTCTGTGACTCCTGTGCTGAACCAGCCCCAGTCAGAGTGGTTTGGCAGCACCCTGTACGACCAGGTGCACCCAGACGACGTGGGCAAGCTGAGGGAACAGCTCTCCACCTCGGAGAACGCCCTGACAG GTCGCATCCTGGACTTGAAGACAGGGACTGTGAAGAAGGAGGGGCAGCAGTCCATGAGGATGTGCATGGGCTCACGACGATCCTTCATCTGCAGAATGAG GTGTGGCAACAGCTCGGTGGATCCAGTCTCTGTAAATCGTCTCAGCTTTATGAGGAATCGCTGCAG GAATGGCTTAGGTGCAGCAAAAGACGGGGAGCCTCACTACGTGGTGGTGCACTGCACGGGTTACATCAAGGCCTGGCCTCCTGCAG GTGTTTCCCTGCCCGATGACGACCCCGACGCCGGCCAGGGCAGCAAGTTTTGCCTCGTGGCTATCGGCAGGCTCCAG GTCACCAGCTCACCCAACTGCACAGACATGAACAACGTTTGTCAGCCGACTGAGTTCATCTCCCGGCACAACACCGAAGGCATCTTCACCTTCATCGATCACCGCTGTGTGGCTACTGTTGGCTACCAGCCACAG GAACTTCTGGGGAAAGACATTGTGGATTTCTGCCACCCGGAAGATCAGCAGCTCTTGCGGGACAGCTTCCAGCAG GTGGTGAAGTTAAAAGGCCAGGTTCTGTCAGTCATGTTCCGATTCCGATCCAAAAACCGGGAATGGCTCTGGATGAGAACCAGCTCCTTTACCTTCCAGAACCCCTACTCGGATGAGATTGAGTACATCATCTGTACCAACACCAATGTCAA gAGCTCAAGCCAGGAGTCTCGTCCTGCCCTGTCAAACTCAATGCAGAGGCCCCAGCTGGGGCACAGTGTCAACCTTCCCCTGGAGATGGGCACGGCACAGCTGCCCTCAAG gcagcagcagccaccacagcAGACAGAGCTGGAAGTGGTCCCAGGGAGAGAGAGCCTGGCTGGCTACGACCACGCACAG GTCCCCATTCAGCCTGTGACTGCTGCTGGCCCAGAGCACAGCAAGCCCTTGGAGAAGACAGAGAGTCTTTTTAACCAGGAGCGAGACCCGCGCTTCGGTGAGATCTACGGCAGCATCAGCACAG accaGAGCAAAGCCCTTCCTGCCAGCACAGTGCCTGCCAACCAGCCCCTCTTCACCCAGGGAAACGCTTTCACCCCGTCGCGACCGGCTGAGAACTTcag gagcagcagcagcatggtgcCTCCTGTCAGCAtcatccagcagcagcagcagccctcgGCAGCCGGTCGCATCCTGGCGCAGATCTCGCGCCACCCCACCCCGGCTCAGGTCAGCGGCTCCAACTGGGCTCCCGGGACACGGCCGACGTTCACACCTCAG CAAGTGGCATCCCAGGCAGTGAAGACTCGTCCCTCTTCCTTCAGCATGGGGACATTCCAGAGCACCCCGTCCTCCTTCAGCCCCATGACAGCACCCgcagcctctgcagcttcccCCACCGGCGCCGCGTACCCCAACCTGGCCGGCCGTGGCACGGGCTTCA cagccacGGAGACGACGCAGCCCCCCGGCCCCTTCCAGGCGCGGGCAGCCGACGGCGTGGGCATGTGGCCACAGTGGCAAGGACAGCACCATGGCCCAGCCTCAGGGGAGCAGCATGTGCAGCCACCACAGCCCAGCCAGCCCGAGGTCTTCTCA GACATGCTGACGATGCTGGGAGATCAAGGACCCAACTACAACAACGAGGAGTTCCCTGAGTTGAACATATTCCCTTCCTTTTCAGAATAA
- the ARNT gene encoding aryl hydrocarbon receptor nuclear translocator isoform X7, which produces MAATAANPEMASDVSSLGAAVSSGNPGSGAQAGGAIVQRASKRRPGLDFDDDGEGNSKFLRCDDDPMPNDKERFARENHSEIERRRRNKMTAYITELSDMVPTCSALARKPDKLTILRMAVSHMKSLRGTGNTSTDGTYKPSFLTDQELKHLILEAADGFLFIVSCETGRVVYVSDSVTPVLNQPQSEWFGSTLYDQVHPDDVGKLREQLSTSENALTGRILDLKTGTVKKEGQQSMRMCMGSRRSFICRMRCGNSSVDPVSVNRLSFMRNRCRNGLGAAKDGEPHYVVVHCTGYIKAWPPAGVSLPDDDPDAGQGSKFCLVAIGRLQVTSSPNCTDMNNVCQPTEFISRHNTEGIFTFIDHRCVATVGYQPQELLGKDIVDFCHPEDQQLLRDSFQQVVKLKGQVLSVMFRFRSKNREWLWMRTSSFTFQNPYSDEIEYIICTNTNVKQQQPPQQTELEVVPGRESLAGYDHAQVPIQPVTAAGPEHSKPLEKTESLFNQERDPRFGEIYGSISTDQSKALPASTVPANQPLFTQGNAFTPSRPAENFRSSSSMVPPVSIIQQQQQPSAAGRILAQISRHPTPAQVSGSNWAPGTRPTFTPQQVASQAVKTRPSSFSMGTFQSTPSSFSPMTAPAASAASPTGAAYPNLAGRGTGFTATETTQPPGPFQARAADGVGMWPQWQGQHHGPASGEQHVQPPQPSQPEVFSDMLTMLGDQGPNYNNEEFPELNIFPSFSE; this is translated from the exons AAATGGCATCAGATGTTTCCTCTCTGGGTGCAGCCGTCAGCTCCGGGAACCCCGGCTCAGGGGCACAAGCTGGAGGAGCCATCGTTCAGAGAGCCAGCAAGAGGCGCCCAGG gcttGATTTTGATGATGATGGAGAAGGGAACAGTAAATTCCTCAG ATGTGATGATGACCCGATGCCAAATGATAAAGAGAGATTTGCCAG GGAAAATCACAGTGAGATTGAACGTAGGCGAAGGAACAAGATGACTGCCTACATCACAGAGCTGTCGGACATGGTGCCCACCTGCAGTGCCCTGGCCCGCAAGCCAGACAAGCTCACCATCCTGCGCATGGCTGTGTCTCACATGAAGTCGCTGCGTGGCACGGGCAATACCTCCACTGATGGCACCTACAAACCCTCCTTTCTCACTGACCAG GAGCTCAAACACCTGATCCTCGAGGCAGCTGATGGCTTCCTGTTCATAGTGTCCTGTGAGACTGGGAGGGTGGTGTACGTCTCTGACTCTGTGACTCCTGTGCTGAACCAGCCCCAGTCAGAGTGGTTTGGCAGCACCCTGTACGACCAGGTGCACCCAGACGACGTGGGCAAGCTGAGGGAACAGCTCTCCACCTCGGAGAACGCCCTGACAG GTCGCATCCTGGACTTGAAGACAGGGACTGTGAAGAAGGAGGGGCAGCAGTCCATGAGGATGTGCATGGGCTCACGACGATCCTTCATCTGCAGAATGAG GTGTGGCAACAGCTCGGTGGATCCAGTCTCTGTAAATCGTCTCAGCTTTATGAGGAATCGCTGCAG GAATGGCTTAGGTGCAGCAAAAGACGGGGAGCCTCACTACGTGGTGGTGCACTGCACGGGTTACATCAAGGCCTGGCCTCCTGCAG GTGTTTCCCTGCCCGATGACGACCCCGACGCCGGCCAGGGCAGCAAGTTTTGCCTCGTGGCTATCGGCAGGCTCCAG GTCACCAGCTCACCCAACTGCACAGACATGAACAACGTTTGTCAGCCGACTGAGTTCATCTCCCGGCACAACACCGAAGGCATCTTCACCTTCATCGATCACCGCTGTGTGGCTACTGTTGGCTACCAGCCACAG GAACTTCTGGGGAAAGACATTGTGGATTTCTGCCACCCGGAAGATCAGCAGCTCTTGCGGGACAGCTTCCAGCAG GTGGTGAAGTTAAAAGGCCAGGTTCTGTCAGTCATGTTCCGATTCCGATCCAAAAACCGGGAATGGCTCTGGATGAGAACCAGCTCCTTTACCTTCCAGAACCCCTACTCGGATGAGATTGAGTACATCATCTGTACCAACACCAATGTCAA gcagcagcagccaccacagcAGACAGAGCTGGAAGTGGTCCCAGGGAGAGAGAGCCTGGCTGGCTACGACCACGCACAG GTCCCCATTCAGCCTGTGACTGCTGCTGGCCCAGAGCACAGCAAGCCCTTGGAGAAGACAGAGAGTCTTTTTAACCAGGAGCGAGACCCGCGCTTCGGTGAGATCTACGGCAGCATCAGCACAG accaGAGCAAAGCCCTTCCTGCCAGCACAGTGCCTGCCAACCAGCCCCTCTTCACCCAGGGAAACGCTTTCACCCCGTCGCGACCGGCTGAGAACTTcag gagcagcagcagcatggtgcCTCCTGTCAGCAtcatccagcagcagcagcagccctcgGCAGCCGGTCGCATCCTGGCGCAGATCTCGCGCCACCCCACCCCGGCTCAGGTCAGCGGCTCCAACTGGGCTCCCGGGACACGGCCGACGTTCACACCTCAG CAAGTGGCATCCCAGGCAGTGAAGACTCGTCCCTCTTCCTTCAGCATGGGGACATTCCAGAGCACCCCGTCCTCCTTCAGCCCCATGACAGCACCCgcagcctctgcagcttcccCCACCGGCGCCGCGTACCCCAACCTGGCCGGCCGTGGCACGGGCTTCA cagccacGGAGACGACGCAGCCCCCCGGCCCCTTCCAGGCGCGGGCAGCCGACGGCGTGGGCATGTGGCCACAGTGGCAAGGACAGCACCATGGCCCAGCCTCAGGGGAGCAGCATGTGCAGCCACCACAGCCCAGCCAGCCCGAGGTCTTCTCA GACATGCTGACGATGCTGGGAGATCAAGGACCCAACTACAACAACGAGGAGTTCCCTGAGTTGAACATATTCCCTTCCTTTTCAGAATAA
- the ARNT gene encoding aryl hydrocarbon receptor nuclear translocator isoform X8 yields the protein MAATAANPEMASDVSSLGAAVSSGNPGSGAQAGGAIVQRASKRRPGLDFDDDGEGNSKFLRCDDDPMPNDKERFARSDDEQSSADKERLARENHSEIERRRRNKMTAYITELSDMVPTCSALARKPDKLTILRMAVSHMKSLRGTGNTSTDGTYKPSFLTDQELKHLILEAADGFLFIVSCETGRVVYVSDSVTPVLNQPQSEWFGSTLYDQVHPDDVGKLREQLSTSENALTEGTKPWCLSNKDPAAPPENASKGRILDLKTGTVKKEGQQSMRMCMGSRRSFICRMRCGNSSVDPVSVNRLSFMRNRCRNGLGAAKDGEPHYVVVHCTGYIKAWPPAGVSLPDDDPDAGQGSKFCLVAIGRLQVTSSPNCTDMNNVCQPTEFISRHNTEGIFTFIDHRCVATVGYQPQELLGKDIVDFCHPEDQQLLRDSFQQVVKLKGQVLSVMFRFRSKNREWLWMRTSSFTFQNPYSDEIEYIICTNTNVKSSSQESRPALSNSMQRPQLGHSVNLPLEMGTAQLPSRQQQPPQQTELEVVPGRESLAGYDHAQVPIQPVTAAGPEHSKPLEKTESLFNQERDPRFGEIYGSISTDQSKALPASTVPANQPLFTQGNAFTPSRPAENFRSSSSMVPPVSIIQQQQQPSAAGRILAQISRHPTPAQVSGSNWAPGTRPTFTPQQVASQAVKTRPSSFSMGTFQSTPSSFSPMTAPAASAASPTGAAYPNLAGRGTGFTTETTQPPGPFQARAADGVGMWPQWQGQHHGPASGEQHVQPPQPSQPEVFSDMLTMLGDQGPNYNNEEFPELNIFPSFSE from the exons AAATGGCATCAGATGTTTCCTCTCTGGGTGCAGCCGTCAGCTCCGGGAACCCCGGCTCAGGGGCACAAGCTGGAGGAGCCATCGTTCAGAGAGCCAGCAAGAGGCGCCCAGG gcttGATTTTGATGATGATGGAGAAGGGAACAGTAAATTCCTCAG ATGTGATGATGACCCGATGCCAAATGATAAAGAGAGATTTGCCAG gtCTGATGATGAGCAGAGTTCAGCGGATAAGGAGAGACTTGCCAG GGAAAATCACAGTGAGATTGAACGTAGGCGAAGGAACAAGATGACTGCCTACATCACAGAGCTGTCGGACATGGTGCCCACCTGCAGTGCCCTGGCCCGCAAGCCAGACAAGCTCACCATCCTGCGCATGGCTGTGTCTCACATGAAGTCGCTGCGTGGCACGGGCAATACCTCCACTGATGGCACCTACAAACCCTCCTTTCTCACTGACCAG GAGCTCAAACACCTGATCCTCGAGGCAGCTGATGGCTTCCTGTTCATAGTGTCCTGTGAGACTGGGAGGGTGGTGTACGTCTCTGACTCTGTGACTCCTGTGCTGAACCAGCCCCAGTCAGAGTGGTTTGGCAGCACCCTGTACGACCAGGTGCACCCAGACGACGTGGGCAAGCTGAGGGAACAGCTCTCCACCTCGGAGAACGCCCTGACAG AAGGAACCAAACCCTGGTGCCTTTCTAACAAGGATCCTGCAGCCCCCCCCGAGAATGCATCTAAAG GTCGCATCCTGGACTTGAAGACAGGGACTGTGAAGAAGGAGGGGCAGCAGTCCATGAGGATGTGCATGGGCTCACGACGATCCTTCATCTGCAGAATGAG GTGTGGCAACAGCTCGGTGGATCCAGTCTCTGTAAATCGTCTCAGCTTTATGAGGAATCGCTGCAG GAATGGCTTAGGTGCAGCAAAAGACGGGGAGCCTCACTACGTGGTGGTGCACTGCACGGGTTACATCAAGGCCTGGCCTCCTGCAG GTGTTTCCCTGCCCGATGACGACCCCGACGCCGGCCAGGGCAGCAAGTTTTGCCTCGTGGCTATCGGCAGGCTCCAG GTCACCAGCTCACCCAACTGCACAGACATGAACAACGTTTGTCAGCCGACTGAGTTCATCTCCCGGCACAACACCGAAGGCATCTTCACCTTCATCGATCACCGCTGTGTGGCTACTGTTGGCTACCAGCCACAG GAACTTCTGGGGAAAGACATTGTGGATTTCTGCCACCCGGAAGATCAGCAGCTCTTGCGGGACAGCTTCCAGCAG GTGGTGAAGTTAAAAGGCCAGGTTCTGTCAGTCATGTTCCGATTCCGATCCAAAAACCGGGAATGGCTCTGGATGAGAACCAGCTCCTTTACCTTCCAGAACCCCTACTCGGATGAGATTGAGTACATCATCTGTACCAACACCAATGTCAA gAGCTCAAGCCAGGAGTCTCGTCCTGCCCTGTCAAACTCAATGCAGAGGCCCCAGCTGGGGCACAGTGTCAACCTTCCCCTGGAGATGGGCACGGCACAGCTGCCCTCAAG gcagcagcagccaccacagcAGACAGAGCTGGAAGTGGTCCCAGGGAGAGAGAGCCTGGCTGGCTACGACCACGCACAG GTCCCCATTCAGCCTGTGACTGCTGCTGGCCCAGAGCACAGCAAGCCCTTGGAGAAGACAGAGAGTCTTTTTAACCAGGAGCGAGACCCGCGCTTCGGTGAGATCTACGGCAGCATCAGCACAG accaGAGCAAAGCCCTTCCTGCCAGCACAGTGCCTGCCAACCAGCCCCTCTTCACCCAGGGAAACGCTTTCACCCCGTCGCGACCGGCTGAGAACTTcag gagcagcagcagcatggtgcCTCCTGTCAGCAtcatccagcagcagcagcagccctcgGCAGCCGGTCGCATCCTGGCGCAGATCTCGCGCCACCCCACCCCGGCTCAGGTCAGCGGCTCCAACTGGGCTCCCGGGACACGGCCGACGTTCACACCTCAG CAAGTGGCATCCCAGGCAGTGAAGACTCGTCCCTCTTCCTTCAGCATGGGGACATTCCAGAGCACCCCGTCCTCCTTCAGCCCCATGACAGCACCCgcagcctctgcagcttcccCCACCGGCGCCGCGTACCCCAACCTGGCCGGCCGTGGCACGGGCTTCA ccacGGAGACGACGCAGCCCCCCGGCCCCTTCCAGGCGCGGGCAGCCGACGGCGTGGGCATGTGGCCACAGTGGCAAGGACAGCACCATGGCCCAGCCTCAGGGGAGCAGCATGTGCAGCCACCACAGCCCAGCCAGCCCGAGGTCTTCTCA GACATGCTGACGATGCTGGGAGATCAAGGACCCAACTACAACAACGAGGAGTTCCCTGAGTTGAACATATTCCCTTCCTTTTCAGAATAA